The following proteins are encoded in a genomic region of Lactiplantibacillus plantarum:
- the nudC gene encoding NAD(+) diphosphatase, whose protein sequence is MFQDIQPHVLKNQNDQQRAPRSGDYILIGRQQQVLLMNGTLPKYEDIDADYAFSPDQYQYLLAVDQAAFFWVDVDAVANDNYTVGTTRGFRDLTPAWLAFSSATAAHLAWWYDTKRFCGHCGQPLHPGATERSLVCAACGQTIYPTIMPAIIVGVTNGDKILMTKFLSGYNHFSLISGYTEIGETFEDTVRREVFEEVGLEVHNIRYFGSQPWAPSHSLLAGYFADLNENVAIELETDELSKAQWFQRDQIPHNDTNTSLTWTMIEAFRHHQEK, encoded by the coding sequence ATGTTTCAAGATATTCAACCACACGTTTTAAAAAATCAGAATGATCAGCAGCGGGCACCTCGGTCGGGCGATTATATCTTAATTGGTCGTCAACAACAGGTGCTTTTAATGAATGGAACCTTGCCCAAGTACGAAGATATCGATGCGGATTACGCGTTTAGCCCTGACCAGTATCAGTATTTGCTGGCTGTCGATCAGGCGGCCTTTTTCTGGGTCGATGTTGATGCGGTTGCGAATGATAACTATACCGTTGGCACCACTCGAGGGTTCCGAGACCTAACACCGGCCTGGTTGGCTTTCAGTAGTGCGACGGCTGCCCATTTGGCTTGGTGGTATGATACGAAGCGGTTCTGCGGGCATTGCGGCCAACCATTACATCCAGGCGCTACGGAACGGTCACTGGTGTGTGCAGCGTGTGGTCAGACGATTTATCCGACGATTATGCCTGCGATTATTGTTGGCGTGACGAATGGTGATAAAATTTTGATGACCAAGTTTTTATCCGGCTACAATCATTTTTCACTGATTTCAGGTTATACCGAAATTGGTGAGACCTTTGAAGATACCGTTCGCCGGGAAGTCTTTGAAGAAGTCGGCCTTGAAGTTCATAATATTCGGTACTTCGGTAGCCAACCGTGGGCGCCATCACACTCCTTACTGGCCGGCTATTTTGCGGACCTTAATGAGAACGTGGCAATTGAGCTAGAGACGGACGAACTATCGAAAGCCCAATGGTTCCAGCGTGACCAAATTCCTCATAATGATACGAACACGAGCCTGACATGGACGATGATTGAAGCATTTCGGCATCATCAGGAGAAGTAG
- a CDS encoding WxL domain-containing protein codes for MKKFVLGLMISAGLLGATTVVANADTTGSSTGDVTFTGGTLSMSVDATHLAFGSNTISSSDATLATSSTPTVTVSDLRGTSAGWTLTVAQGQQFNTALNGTGSSLINAALTVAGTESDSAVTNGSTTLTPGTTSAAGAAGTVASAKNGTGNGASTVTFSDSKLAVPGKTTKLATGYTTTLTWNLNDTPGN; via the coding sequence ATGAAGAAATTCGTTTTGGGATTAATGATTTCTGCAGGACTTTTGGGAGCCACAACGGTTGTGGCTAATGCTGATACGACTGGTTCTTCGACCGGTGATGTAACATTTACTGGGGGAACATTGTCAATGAGTGTTGACGCTACTCATTTAGCTTTCGGTAGCAACACGATTAGCTCCAGTGATGCCACCTTAGCCACTTCATCGACACCAACCGTTACGGTAAGTGACTTACGTGGGACCAGTGCAGGCTGGACCTTAACGGTTGCTCAGGGGCAACAATTCAATACAGCTCTTAATGGGACTGGTTCATCGCTGATTAATGCTGCTTTGACAGTTGCGGGTACTGAGAGTGATTCGGCAGTGACAAATGGCAGTACTACGTTAACGCCGGGGACAACTTCTGCCGCGGGTGCAGCTGGGACCGTCGCTTCTGCTAAGAATGGGACTGGTAACGGGGCATCAACGGTGACATTTAGTGATTCTAAGCTGGCTGTTCCTGGGAAAACGACTAAATTAGCTACGGGGTACACAACCACGTTAACTTGGAATTTAAACGACA
- a CDS encoding BspA family leucine-rich repeat surface protein, giving the protein MRRICKVLMVIISIILGSSAPLNMAIPPLLALAAPDTSSSSTMSSSAISKVTDTNVMAVSADVTSTTDTSDTSSSDSTSATSTTTGNDTTETADTAVESGTVGTVAWTIDDAGVLTLSGGSFADLTGKRSPWYDYASSITNIKITDEITVTTASNYGYLFASLANVATVTGLNKLSMSGVTSTQSIFYRDSKLTSVDFGQTDFSTVTTMESMFEGCSVLTKVNTTNWNVSHVKSFKRTFYMCGKLTMLDVSNWDVTQVTNLDSTFSGCSSLPELDVSRWNTANVTTLASTFYSCSSVKIINASGWDTARVTDMTATFMNCTLATELNVSGWDTAKVTSMSRMFFYCENVIQLDVSGWITSQVTSLGSMFQNCSKVVTLDVGTWDTSKVTDMSFLFGGCSSLTTLNLEKWDTGSVTTLYSTFYNCSGLTSLLVDTWDTSKVTNCFWTFGGCSSLTTLNLRSWDLQSATASYGNFFNGSKKLQHLTLGPNFTFHNDKTMYLPEPSKQLPYNGTWQRNNDDPTYTSAELMTNYDGATMAGTYNWVKTSGTVLVKYVDGDGVEIADEETSSGTSGDAYQTTAKTIDGYTLHATPTNATGTYDASTITVTYVYDGNLFFNSSPTMLDFGSHTISGTTETYAPTLDKTLAVQNNGQISSTWNLTAELDSSGFVGADTGKMLLATLYYQTDDGKMTLSPGVAVQVYSQTTTDHKSVDISEHWSSNLGLLLEVPNGAAMADTYQGTISWRLNNTVANN; this is encoded by the coding sequence GTGCGGCGAATATGTAAAGTATTAATGGTAATTATCAGTATTATTTTAGGAAGTAGTGCGCCATTGAATATGGCAATACCACCGTTATTGGCGCTGGCCGCGCCGGACACTAGTAGTTCTTCGACGATGAGTAGCAGCGCAATTAGCAAAGTTACTGATACCAATGTGATGGCCGTGAGTGCGGATGTGACGAGTACAACAGACACGTCTGATACGAGTAGCTCTGACAGTACGTCGGCGACTAGTACCACGACGGGTAATGATACCACTGAGACGGCAGACACGGCAGTGGAATCTGGAACTGTTGGGACGGTAGCATGGACCATTGACGACGCAGGGGTGTTAACGCTTAGTGGTGGTAGCTTTGCTGATTTAACTGGTAAACGTTCGCCTTGGTATGATTATGCTTCATCGATTACGAATATAAAGATTACGGATGAAATTACGGTCACAACGGCTTCGAATTATGGATACTTGTTTGCTAGCCTCGCTAACGTAGCAACAGTCACAGGTTTAAATAAGCTTTCGATGAGTGGTGTAACTAGTACCCAGTCTATTTTTTATCGTGATAGCAAGTTAACTTCAGTCGATTTTGGACAGACCGATTTTTCAACAGTGACTACTATGGAATCAATGTTTGAAGGGTGTAGCGTGTTAACTAAAGTAAATACTACGAACTGGAATGTCAGTCATGTAAAGAGTTTTAAGAGAACATTTTACATGTGTGGAAAACTCACTATGCTTGATGTGAGTAACTGGGATGTAACACAAGTAACTAATTTAGACAGTACATTTTCTGGCTGTTCTTCACTGCCTGAGTTAGATGTCAGTCGCTGGAATACTGCTAATGTGACAACACTAGCGTCTACATTTTATAGTTGTTCTTCAGTAAAGATAATAAACGCAAGTGGTTGGGATACGGCACGAGTAACCGATATGACTGCTACTTTTATGAACTGTACTTTGGCAACTGAACTTAATGTTAGTGGTTGGGATACAGCGAAGGTAACTAGCATGTCTCGAATGTTTTTTTATTGTGAAAATGTCATCCAACTAGACGTTTCTGGATGGATCACTTCCCAAGTAACTTCACTGGGGAGTATGTTTCAAAACTGTTCTAAAGTAGTAACGCTGGATGTTGGTACTTGGGATACTAGTAAGGTTACGGATATGTCATTTTTATTTGGAGGCTGCAGTTCTTTAACGACTTTAAATCTTGAAAAATGGGATACTGGTTCTGTAACAACTCTTTATTCCACCTTTTATAACTGTTCTGGGTTGACTAGTTTGCTGGTTGATACTTGGGATACTAGTAAAGTTACAAATTGTTTTTGGACGTTTGGTGGTTGCTCATCATTAACAACTCTCAATCTTCGTAGCTGGGATCTTCAATCTGCTACCGCCAGTTACGGGAATTTTTTTAATGGTTCAAAAAAATTACAGCATTTGACACTAGGTCCTAATTTTACGTTTCATAATGATAAGACGATGTACTTGCCGGAGCCAAGCAAACAACTACCATACAATGGGACGTGGCAAAGGAACAATGATGATCCAACCTATACGTCGGCGGAACTAATGACTAATTATGATGGCGCAACCATGGCGGGGACCTATAACTGGGTTAAGACAAGTGGAACGGTGCTTGTCAAATACGTAGACGGCGATGGTGTTGAAATTGCGGATGAAGAGACGTCATCCGGGACATCGGGTGATGCTTACCAAACAACGGCCAAAACGATTGATGGTTATACGCTTCATGCAACGCCAACTAATGCAACTGGAACGTATGACGCTTCGACGATTACAGTAACCTATGTGTACGATGGTAACTTATTCTTCAATTCGTCACCAACAATGCTCGATTTTGGCAGTCATACAATATCGGGAACAACTGAAACTTATGCGCCTACTCTGGATAAGACACTTGCGGTTCAGAACAATGGGCAAATAAGTTCAACCTGGAATTTGACTGCAGAACTCGATAGTTCAGGCTTTGTGGGAGCGGACACTGGAAAAATGTTGTTGGCTACATTATATTACCAGACCGATGATGGAAAAATGACCTTGTCACCTGGGGTAGCCGTACAAGTCTACTCACAGACAACGACTGATCATAAAAGTGTTGATATTTCGGAACATTGGTCCAGCAACTTAGGATTGCTACTAGAAGTCCCAAATGGGGCTGCCATGGCTGACACATACCAAGGCACGATTTCATGGCGTTTGAATAATACCGTGGCCAATAATTAA
- a CDS encoding cation:proton antiporter, with protein sequence MALLISTGVLVVVAMVSIVINRRWLPRLSVNYVSMFIGAGIAVIPFLNGLIEKFNSDIFIGLIVAPLLYFEGQNTRLNLVGRHVREIVSLTVGMVILCAVMAGLGTSLLAGVGLPLAFILAAISTPTDATATESVTMGRVLPQREQTSLKLESLFNDASGIILLNMAILWYINGYINYSQTLWDFVYAAGGGIAFGGLVSGLIVYIRQLMLRSKLNFINNTYNNGTPLKVIYLMTPFVLYFGAEALGVSGIIAVVFAGLVHNAEGERSALANPQLASDIYQLIGLLSDILNSVVFIVLGIMLLRTALDHSVSYNGSLIWIVIGVILYVANLLARYGYVRLIHHVPNREAWVFALGGIHGAVTFALAFTVAETQVKTTDFNLVLMSESLLIILSLLVPTIVFRWLLPKIKTDTDGAAKMAVIREQMIEAGVHDLWQMPISQEFKAAVTFDLRSQNGHTTVRQFISEWRRMVQHPEYTADEMRELMVIYRQVFQTERDYLQRQYDATHAISEDLFNRLYHEITMAEMVVLEYGVK encoded by the coding sequence ATGGCACTACTTATTTCGACTGGTGTGTTAGTGGTTGTGGCAATGGTTAGTATTGTAATTAACCGTCGTTGGCTCCCACGACTATCGGTCAACTATGTGAGCATGTTTATTGGAGCGGGGATTGCGGTTATCCCGTTCTTAAATGGCCTTATCGAAAAGTTCAATTCAGATATTTTTATTGGACTGATTGTAGCACCATTATTATATTTTGAAGGCCAGAATACGCGGCTGAATTTAGTTGGTCGTCACGTACGAGAAATTGTGAGTCTTACAGTTGGCATGGTGATTTTATGTGCAGTCATGGCTGGACTCGGCACTAGCCTGCTAGCGGGTGTTGGACTACCATTAGCCTTTATCTTGGCTGCTATCAGTACACCAACTGACGCAACGGCTACTGAGTCGGTGACGATGGGCCGGGTGCTACCGCAGCGTGAACAGACTAGTTTGAAATTAGAATCATTGTTTAATGATGCTTCGGGAATCATTCTGCTAAACATGGCTATTCTGTGGTATATTAACGGTTATATTAATTATTCGCAGACCTTATGGGATTTCGTCTATGCAGCTGGTGGAGGGATTGCTTTTGGTGGCCTTGTAAGCGGCTTAATTGTTTATATTCGACAATTAATGTTGCGCTCTAAACTTAATTTTATTAATAACACGTATAATAATGGTACTCCGTTAAAAGTGATTTATTTAATGACACCATTTGTGTTGTACTTTGGTGCTGAAGCACTTGGTGTTTCCGGTATCATTGCTGTTGTATTTGCGGGATTAGTTCATAATGCTGAAGGGGAGCGGAGTGCATTAGCCAATCCTCAGCTCGCCAGTGATATTTATCAATTAATTGGCCTATTGAGCGATATTTTAAATAGTGTGGTCTTTATTGTATTGGGAATTATGTTATTGCGGACCGCGTTGGATCATTCCGTCTCTTATAATGGATCACTGATCTGGATTGTAATTGGTGTTATTTTATACGTGGCCAATCTATTAGCACGTTATGGTTACGTTCGACTTATTCATCATGTCCCTAATCGAGAAGCGTGGGTATTTGCTTTGGGGGGCATTCATGGTGCTGTGACGTTTGCGTTGGCCTTTACCGTTGCGGAAACTCAAGTTAAAACGACTGATTTCAATTTAGTCTTGATGTCTGAAAGCTTATTGATTATTTTGAGCTTATTAGTACCAACGATTGTTTTTCGCTGGCTATTGCCGAAAATTAAGACTGATACGGATGGTGCGGCCAAAATGGCGGTGATTAGAGAACAGATGATTGAAGCTGGAGTTCATGATTTGTGGCAAATGCCGATTTCACAAGAATTTAAAGCTGCGGTGACGTTTGACCTACGTTCACAGAATGGACACACGACAGTTCGACAGTTTATTTCGGAATGGCGTCGGATGGTCCAACATCCTGAATATACTGCTGATGAAATGCGTGAACTAATGGTTATTTATCGACAAGTATTTCAAACGGAACGCGATTATTTGCAGCGACAATACGATGCGACACATGCCATTAGCGAAGACTTGTTTAACCGCTTGTATCATGAAATTACGATGGCTGAGATGGTTGTTCTGGAATATGGTGTGAAGTAA
- the lepA gene encoding translation elongation factor 4, giving the protein MKQSHIRNFAIIAHIDHGKSTLADQIMSLTQTVSAREQHAQLLDDMTVEQAHGVTVKARTVRNYYQADDGQEYEYNLIDTPGHVDFNYEVAKSLAATEGAILLVDATQGVQAQTIANYRIAKQRQLTLIPVLNKVDLPSADIDAALAQLNDLDSAFTPEQVLQISAKTGQGVPAVLEAIKQRLPAPQGDLHQPLKALVFDSLYDPYQGVIAYVRLIDGQLKSQQALCLMQGQQDFNGKAIGVFAPQMHPQESLSAGDVGYVVTGIKDPRKVRVGDTLTSVATPTQRPLAGYQPAKSMVFAGLYPKNNDYPALKEAVQKLNLNDPSFTYVEERSEALGVGFRCGFLGTFHLQIIRERLHDEYGVDVLTTAPNVTYHVTLTNGQQVIVNNPVQFPAFSLIKEVTEPFMKAEITMPADNLNAVLKLAEQHKGTLIDLANSGDLIVASLKIPLSEIAYHFFSELKSVSHGFASLSTAFMANEVSDLVKVEVDINYAPVDALTFIVHREDAPNMTQQLVANLKTTVPRQLYPTPVQARVEGKVIARVDVPPLRKNAAVNGEQHSISKKAALLRRQSANKRRASKNTIKLPQSVFNAILSL; this is encoded by the coding sequence ATGAAACAATCCCATATCCGTAACTTCGCCATCATCGCCCACATTGATCACGGTAAATCAACGTTGGCGGATCAAATCATGTCGCTGACCCAGACCGTCAGTGCGCGTGAACAGCACGCCCAATTATTAGACGATATGACCGTTGAACAGGCTCATGGCGTGACTGTCAAAGCACGTACAGTTCGGAATTACTATCAGGCCGATGATGGTCAAGAATATGAATATAACTTAATTGACACCCCTGGTCACGTTGATTTCAATTACGAAGTGGCTAAAAGCTTGGCTGCTACCGAGGGTGCCATCCTATTAGTAGACGCCACTCAGGGCGTTCAAGCGCAGACCATTGCCAATTACCGAATTGCCAAACAACGTCAATTAACCTTGATACCAGTTCTCAATAAAGTTGATCTGCCCTCTGCGGATATTGACGCTGCGTTGGCCCAATTGAACGACCTCGACTCAGCTTTCACACCCGAGCAAGTCTTGCAAATCTCCGCTAAAACCGGGCAAGGCGTGCCGGCCGTCTTGGAAGCCATCAAGCAGCGGTTGCCAGCTCCCCAAGGCGACTTACACCAGCCGCTGAAAGCTTTAGTCTTTGATTCGTTGTATGACCCATATCAAGGTGTCATTGCCTATGTCCGACTGATTGATGGTCAGCTCAAATCACAACAAGCACTGTGCTTAATGCAAGGACAACAGGATTTTAACGGCAAGGCCATTGGTGTCTTCGCGCCTCAAATGCACCCCCAAGAATCGCTAAGCGCTGGTGACGTCGGTTACGTGGTCACTGGTATTAAAGATCCACGAAAAGTCCGTGTTGGTGATACGCTGACGTCCGTCGCCACCCCCACGCAGCGGCCGCTAGCCGGCTACCAACCAGCCAAATCAATGGTCTTCGCGGGCTTATATCCTAAGAATAATGACTATCCGGCACTTAAGGAAGCCGTTCAAAAATTGAACTTGAACGACCCGTCATTTACCTATGTTGAAGAACGATCCGAGGCGCTTGGCGTTGGCTTCCGTTGCGGATTTCTAGGAACCTTTCACCTCCAAATCATTCGTGAACGACTCCACGATGAGTACGGGGTCGACGTGCTAACAACGGCTCCCAATGTGACTTACCACGTTACACTCACCAATGGTCAGCAAGTGATCGTCAATAATCCCGTTCAGTTTCCGGCATTCAGTCTCATTAAAGAAGTGACTGAACCCTTTATGAAAGCCGAGATCACGATGCCTGCTGACAATCTAAATGCCGTATTAAAGCTTGCGGAACAGCATAAAGGGACCTTGATCGACTTGGCAAACAGCGGGGACTTGATTGTTGCAAGTCTCAAGATACCCTTGTCAGAAATCGCCTACCACTTTTTCTCAGAACTAAAATCAGTCTCACATGGCTTTGCGAGTTTAAGCACCGCCTTTATGGCTAATGAAGTCAGTGATCTAGTCAAAGTTGAAGTTGATATCAACTATGCGCCCGTAGATGCGTTGACCTTCATCGTCCATCGTGAAGACGCCCCCAACATGACGCAGCAATTGGTCGCCAATCTGAAGACGACGGTTCCACGGCAACTATATCCCACACCCGTCCAAGCACGTGTTGAAGGTAAGGTTATCGCCCGCGTCGATGTCCCACCATTGCGTAAAAATGCAGCGGTGAACGGCGAACAACACAGTATTTCCAAAAAAGCGGCCCTACTACGACGGCAAAGCGCTAATAAACGCCGCGCGTCCAAAAATACGATTAAGCTGCCACAAAGTGTTTTTAATGCAATTTTAAGCCTTTAA
- a CDS encoding LysR family transcriptional regulator has protein sequence MDLDRLQTFLKVVQYGSFQQVAAREYRSQRTVSKQMTQLENELKVTLFERGQNRIQLTPQGRLFWASAQDIVNNYTTALTELRQFNVPTDQILRVGYFSAFEQRLLLPALYDLKQQHSELQLVVRQGSNEHLAQQVADGSLDLALSINYGRPAVTPESQLTAVPIYHNQMVIGVSRLNPLSRLSQLPPSALATLPILYYSPESSTFLLESFLASAPFIQDYEQIRRVSSAEQMHLLVALNQALAFYPAGLVPTKHDEQVAYLPITDAAQQGYDIVALLKSNRSRPLIAKLVQRLKANAKSDE, from the coding sequence ATGGATCTTGACCGGCTACAGACGTTCTTAAAAGTTGTTCAGTATGGTAGTTTTCAGCAAGTGGCTGCCCGTGAATATCGTTCACAGCGGACAGTATCAAAGCAAATGACCCAGTTAGAAAATGAATTGAAAGTGACGTTATTTGAACGTGGACAGAACAGAATTCAATTGACTCCTCAGGGGCGGTTATTTTGGGCATCTGCTCAGGATATTGTGAACAACTATACGACGGCCTTGACGGAGTTACGTCAATTTAATGTTCCTACTGATCAAATCTTACGAGTCGGTTATTTCTCAGCCTTTGAGCAGCGGCTCCTATTACCGGCCTTATACGATTTAAAGCAACAGCATTCGGAGCTGCAACTCGTTGTTCGCCAAGGTAGTAACGAGCATCTGGCGCAGCAAGTAGCTGATGGTTCACTTGATTTAGCACTATCGATTAATTATGGCCGTCCCGCCGTTACTCCAGAATCACAGTTAACCGCTGTCCCAATTTATCATAATCAAATGGTGATTGGGGTGAGCCGGCTAAATCCACTGAGTCGATTGTCACAATTGCCACCGAGTGCGTTGGCGACTTTGCCCATTTTATATTACAGTCCAGAAAGCTCAACATTTTTATTAGAAAGTTTTTTGGCTAGTGCCCCGTTTATTCAAGACTATGAGCAGATTCGGCGAGTATCTAGTGCAGAACAGATGCACTTGTTAGTTGCGTTGAACCAAGCTTTGGCATTCTATCCTGCGGGGTTAGTGCCAACTAAGCATGATGAACAAGTCGCGTATTTGCCGATTACGGATGCTGCGCAACAAGGCTATGACATCGTGGCGTTATTAAAATCAAACCGGTCCCGGCCGTTGATAGCCAAATTGGTACAGCGGTTAAAGGCGAACGCGAAATCTGACGAGTAG
- a CDS encoding FAD-dependent oxidoreductase gives MTLAKHDSYDIVVVGTGAAGTAAALEAAQHGASVLLLEKGRHTGGSSNYTEGLFAVDSYLQKAQNINVSATDVLKEEVDYSKYRADSRIWRRYLDDSANTVQWLKDQGVEYEGVQAMGAGEATWHIYKGMGQAVLHDALQPQAQKLGVELLTSTTAITLHQATDGAITGVTIQSAATNETQVINTAAVILATGGYLNNPDMMQKLTHYDTRRLIPVSSGKGTGDGLRLAWQAGAQQYGTGMAMLFGGYLKDPSEPSFKYMASQMETAAGQQPLLWLNEHGERFVDEAVVYNFSYAGNALYTQNQVFSILDQGVINKMAQDGNFMGLGVYVRRGEKMTKLQAEIDAAVAANKPFIFKANTIEALATKMHLPVDQVTHSIQTYNQYCDNGQDDDFGKNPEYLVKVSQGPFYGFELNVGAFCTMGGLKVTTNNEVLDTTGQPITGLYAAGNDAAGLTGDTYGPNMPGTCVGYAFYSGRNSGRHAAQYTHQQSIVSH, from the coding sequence ATGACGTTAGCAAAACATGATTCATACGATATTGTCGTCGTTGGTACCGGAGCAGCAGGAACAGCGGCAGCCCTAGAAGCCGCACAACACGGCGCGTCCGTGTTATTACTCGAAAAAGGACGCCATACTGGCGGTAGCAGCAATTACACTGAGGGTCTCTTTGCCGTCGACTCATACTTACAAAAGGCCCAAAACATCAACGTTTCCGCCACTGACGTTTTAAAAGAAGAAGTCGACTATTCTAAATATCGCGCTGATTCTCGAATCTGGCGTCGTTACTTGGACGATAGCGCCAACACGGTGCAATGGCTTAAAGATCAAGGTGTCGAATACGAAGGCGTACAAGCAATGGGTGCCGGCGAAGCCACGTGGCATATTTATAAAGGAATGGGCCAAGCTGTCTTACATGACGCTTTACAACCACAAGCACAAAAGCTGGGGGTCGAACTACTGACTTCCACGACCGCCATCACGCTACATCAAGCCACTGACGGTGCAATTACCGGTGTAACGATTCAAAGTGCCGCCACTAATGAGACCCAAGTCATCAATACGGCCGCAGTCATTCTTGCTACCGGTGGTTACCTCAATAATCCCGACATGATGCAGAAACTGACCCACTATGACACGCGCCGCTTAATTCCAGTTAGTTCAGGTAAAGGAACTGGTGACGGTCTTCGGCTAGCGTGGCAAGCCGGTGCACAACAATATGGCACGGGGATGGCGATGCTCTTTGGCGGTTACCTCAAAGATCCGAGCGAACCTTCCTTTAAGTACATGGCCTCCCAGATGGAAACAGCGGCCGGCCAGCAACCGTTGCTCTGGCTAAACGAACATGGGGAACGATTTGTCGATGAAGCTGTCGTTTATAACTTCTCATACGCCGGCAACGCGCTCTACACCCAAAACCAAGTATTCAGCATTCTCGACCAAGGTGTGATCAACAAAATGGCTCAGGACGGGAACTTCATGGGCTTAGGTGTTTACGTTCGGCGGGGCGAAAAAATGACGAAACTCCAGGCTGAAATCGATGCAGCCGTGGCCGCCAATAAACCATTTATTTTTAAAGCCAATACGATTGAAGCACTGGCGACCAAAATGCACCTACCTGTTGATCAAGTCACCCATTCCATTCAAACTTACAACCAATATTGTGATAATGGTCAAGACGATGATTTCGGCAAGAATCCTGAATATCTCGTTAAAGTTTCGCAAGGTCCATTTTACGGCTTTGAACTCAATGTTGGTGCCTTTTGTACCATGGGCGGTCTCAAAGTAACCACTAATAATGAAGTTTTAGACACTACTGGTCAGCCGATCACCGGTCTATACGCTGCTGGCAACGACGCCGCTGGACTAACTGGTGATACGTATGGTCCTAACATGCCTGGAACCTGTGTTGGCTACGCCTTCTACTCTGGACGCAATTCCGGTCGGCACGCGGCGCAATACACGCACCAGCAGTCAATCGTTAGTCATTAA
- a CDS encoding TetR/AcrR family transcriptional regulator encodes MANIYTPSQKAAKRQAIMTAAINLFAHRSYPEITMQQIAEAVGSSKGATFRYFTTKEDLFMTILLEDYQQYFTQLTTDLAQQPPLSADDFIAWLTTQTRQLIEEHSVLIRLNAIRGPILEGKANMQETITQREALYRASQRLGQQLVIQTDHLLDQSQFSHLFIIQSGIISGLINMAALTSFNHHKLSVDYPDFEIRLIPEAQQQIRYYLTQYLKEFSHK; translated from the coding sequence ATGGCTAATATCTATACGCCCAGTCAAAAAGCAGCCAAGCGTCAAGCCATCATGACGGCTGCCATTAATTTATTTGCCCATAGGAGCTATCCCGAAATCACCATGCAGCAAATTGCGGAAGCCGTCGGTAGCTCTAAGGGGGCGACTTTTCGCTATTTCACGACCAAAGAAGACTTGTTCATGACGATTTTATTGGAAGACTATCAACAATACTTTACCCAACTCACGACCGACTTAGCCCAGCAACCACCACTATCAGCTGACGACTTTATCGCGTGGCTGACCACCCAAACTCGCCAATTAATTGAAGAACATAGCGTTCTGATTCGATTGAATGCCATTCGTGGACCAATCCTAGAAGGCAAAGCTAACATGCAGGAAACCATCACACAACGTGAGGCCCTGTATCGCGCCAGTCAACGCTTAGGACAACAACTCGTTATCCAAACAGACCACTTATTAGACCAGTCCCAATTTAGCCACCTGTTCATTATTCAAAGTGGCATTATCAGTGGGCTCATAAATATGGCGGCTTTGACCAGCTTTAATCATCATAAATTATCCGTTGATTATCCCGACTTCGAAATTCGACTCATACCGGAGGCCCAACAACAAATTCGTTACTACTTGACCCAATATTTGAAGGAGTTTTCGCACAAATGA